In one Candidatus Rhabdochlamydia sp. T3358 genomic region, the following are encoded:
- a CDS encoding J domain-containing protein — MIIDVYPSAFQWIERPLYYLNEQRNKSILSGDLDEKSFSITCLVINALFCPIIMCSIPLTALVDIGIGACEAFYAKYKGATSHRITLIIQKKIIASPIQHLAYVITNLLAPFFAGTALALGLFRPGLIIPLTKLYAIALCPMLASINYQLAQIFIGKLPAWTRPEEFNIFINGGCLDHKGRKITDEDYGREKEYNEWKSKQLAPAHQTELNSLREELKGKATILNAYQSNNVVELKKFSELILNEASVSELLGLKPGFQMQEIKDAYRKWVLILHPDKNKDIQEIAEILIKILNLARFDLEKQSETGL; from the coding sequence ATGATTATTGATGTCTACCCTTCTGCTTTTCAATGGATTGAGCGACCACTTTATTACTTGAACGAGCAAAGAAACAAATCCATTTTATCAGGGGATCTTGACGAGAAGAGTTTTAGTATAACTTGTTTGGTAATAAATGCTCTCTTTTGTCCTATTATTATGTGCTCAATACCTCTTACAGCTTTAGTTGACATAGGCATAGGGGCTTGTGAAGCTTTCTACGCTAAATACAAAGGAGCTACATCCCACCGAATTACATTAATTATCCAAAAGAAAATTATTGCATCCCCCATACAGCACCTAGCTTACGTTATTACTAATTTACTTGCTCCTTTCTTTGCCGGCACAGCGCTTGCTCTTGGACTCTTTCGGCCAGGTTTAATCATTCCTCTTACCAAACTATATGCTATAGCTCTCTGCCCAATGCTGGCATCCATCAATTACCAGCTTGCCCAAATATTTATTGGCAAGCTACCTGCCTGGACTCGCCCTGAAGAGTTTAACATTTTTATTAATGGAGGGTGTTTAGATCACAAAGGTCGTAAAATAACAGATGAAGATTATGGTAGAGAAAAAGAGTATAATGAATGGAAAAGCAAACAATTAGCTCCAGCTCATCAAACAGAGCTAAATAGTCTACGTGAAGAACTTAAAGGTAAGGCTACCATACTAAATGCTTACCAATCTAATAATGTTGTTGAGCTTAAAAAGTTCTCAGAGCTCATTTTAAATGAGGCATCTGTAAGTGAGCTTCTGGGATTGAAGCCTGGCTTTCAAATGCAAGAGATCAAAGATGCTTACCGCAAATGGGTTCTTATCTTACATCCTGATAAAAATAAAGACATTCAAGAAATTGCAGAAATACTTATAAAAATACTTAACCTAGCGCGTTTTGATCTTGAAAAACAGAGCGAAACAGGGCTTTAA
- a CDS encoding ISAs1 family transposase, whose product MSRRKPIDSKILEASKEFNAEVFAETVKGAFADLPDYRRNQNRVLYPVWYLSLVVLCGFFCGCNTIEEIADYADHQEDWFSSLLGERVSAPSHGALWWFLVKTPAGALKSYIQKWFRKIPGALKNQLLAIDGKRLRGANFLDHITHVVELFAAEDRLCLAVEKVPDKTVEKSTLPIILEQVDVEGAIISGDAHFTVPESAERIIDAKADYLLAVKGNQPSLCAEMENFFDQAHAIEWDELPHSFHQEIDKGHGRIETREVRVVEDLDWLPNAGKWKNLACLVEVRSTRQKIGSTTNEVFRRLYISSRRASAKDFAKWVRQHWSIENKCHWIADVIFKEDNNLMDRGHSAENMGLFRRLAMNIAAVADPNRGLAAVRRAATFGSGYLKGILAIIFCREVSKNFS is encoded by the coding sequence ATGTCACGCCGCAAGCCAATTGATTCCAAAATTCTGGAAGCCAGTAAGGAATTTAATGCCGAGGTCTTCGCAGAGACAGTTAAGGGAGCGTTTGCCGATTTGCCTGATTATCGACGCAATCAAAACCGAGTACTGTATCCTGTTTGGTATCTGTCTCTTGTAGTTCTTTGTGGCTTTTTTTGCGGATGCAACACGATCGAAGAAATTGCTGACTACGCCGATCATCAAGAAGACTGGTTTTCCTCTCTCCTTGGGGAGAGAGTCTCAGCTCCTTCTCATGGCGCTCTCTGGTGGTTTTTAGTAAAAACCCCCGCCGGGGCTCTTAAGAGCTATATTCAAAAATGGTTCAGAAAAATTCCAGGCGCATTGAAGAATCAGCTATTGGCGATCGATGGCAAAAGATTGAGGGGTGCTAATTTCCTGGACCATATCACTCACGTAGTAGAATTATTTGCTGCAGAAGATCGATTGTGTCTTGCAGTAGAAAAAGTTCCCGATAAAACGGTTGAGAAAAGTACGTTGCCGATCATTTTGGAACAGGTAGACGTAGAAGGAGCGATTATTTCAGGGGATGCGCATTTCACTGTACCCGAATCAGCAGAACGTATCATTGATGCAAAAGCAGATTATCTGCTAGCTGTGAAGGGCAATCAGCCTTCTCTTTGCGCTGAGATGGAAAATTTTTTCGATCAAGCTCATGCAATTGAATGGGATGAACTTCCTCATTCATTTCACCAAGAAATAGACAAAGGACATGGTCGCATCGAAACTCGAGAAGTTCGAGTCGTGGAAGATTTGGACTGGTTGCCTAATGCCGGTAAGTGGAAAAACTTGGCTTGTCTCGTCGAGGTACGTTCGACAAGACAGAAAATCGGATCAACTACCAACGAAGTTTTCAGACGGCTTTATATTTCCAGCCGTCGAGCATCTGCAAAGGATTTTGCTAAATGGGTCCGGCAGCACTGGAGCATCGAGAATAAATGCCACTGGATAGCTGATGTAATTTTCAAGGAGGATAATAATTTGATGGATCGAGGACACAGTGCAGAGAACATGGGTCTGTTTCGGCGCTTGGCTATGAATATAGCTGCAGTTGCTGATCCAAATAGAGGACTTGCTGCTGTGAGACGAGCAGCAACTTTTGGCTCTGGATACTTAAAGGGAATTTTGGCAATTATTTTCTGCAGAGAGGTGTCAAAAAATTTTAGTTAA
- a CDS encoding ATP-binding protein — protein MKKKNLCKGGSQGKIIGRLREQELLRDLFGSKKAEFIAIYGRRRVGKTYLIKNFMDSLPSVFFHVTGLQKGSLKEQLGEFAKQIGAAFYQGPSLIPRSSWIDAFEDLTQAINKIPKEEKVVLFFDEFPWMATPRSKLITALELYWNRYWVFDNRVKLIICGSATSWIIENIINNKGGLHNRVTRTIHLKPFSLYETESFLKEHQIHLTQRQILDLYIILGGVPLYWSFIRKGRSVHQCIDELCFQNDGPLVKEFSRLFESLFEDAKPYTVLIRIIAQYRYGIGQADLIAKSKLPDGGSTVRKLYQLEEAGFITSLVPYGRKDKGVYYLIDDEYSLFYLYWIEPNSKIIAKKAINEGFWISQSNQPAWKIWAGLSFESTCYKHIDQIRRALKIDPGATVGTWRFIPKTRDEEGAQIDLLFDRLDGAITLCEIKCSNKQFAIDKSYAQELLKKMEVFRKQTKTKKQLFFCIITTMGLKPTMYSEEIITNQAMLEDLFKKI, from the coding sequence ATGAAAAAGAAAAATCTTTGCAAAGGTGGTTCTCAAGGAAAAATCATTGGGCGCTTAAGAGAACAGGAACTTCTGAGGGATCTTTTTGGTTCCAAGAAGGCAGAGTTCATTGCTATCTATGGACGTCGTAGAGTTGGGAAAACCTATCTGATTAAAAATTTTATGGATTCCTTACCCTCTGTTTTTTTCCATGTGACAGGACTTCAAAAAGGCTCTTTAAAGGAGCAATTGGGGGAGTTTGCCAAACAAATCGGTGCTGCTTTTTACCAAGGTCCATCTCTTATTCCGCGATCTAGCTGGATTGATGCTTTTGAGGATCTCACTCAAGCTATCAATAAAATTCCAAAAGAAGAAAAAGTTGTCCTGTTTTTTGATGAGTTTCCTTGGATGGCAACACCTCGATCCAAGCTGATTACAGCTTTGGAATTGTATTGGAATCGTTATTGGGTTTTTGACAATCGCGTTAAGTTAATTATTTGTGGATCAGCTACATCTTGGATTATTGAAAATATTATTAATAATAAAGGGGGGCTTCATAATAGAGTGACTCGCACTATTCATCTGAAGCCTTTTTCGCTCTACGAAACAGAAAGCTTTCTGAAGGAGCATCAGATTCATTTAACTCAACGCCAAATTCTTGATCTTTATATTATTCTTGGAGGAGTTCCTCTGTACTGGTCATTTATACGAAAAGGGCGTTCGGTGCATCAATGCATTGATGAACTCTGCTTTCAAAACGATGGTCCCTTAGTCAAGGAATTTAGCCGGTTATTCGAATCTCTTTTTGAAGATGCAAAACCCTACACGGTGCTTATTCGCATTATTGCTCAATATCGTTATGGAATCGGGCAAGCTGACCTGATTGCAAAATCTAAGCTTCCTGATGGAGGAAGTACTGTTCGTAAGTTATATCAGTTGGAAGAGGCAGGATTTATCACGAGCCTTGTTCCTTATGGGCGAAAAGATAAGGGTGTCTACTATTTAATTGATGATGAATACAGTCTTTTCTATTTATATTGGATCGAACCAAATTCGAAGATAATCGCTAAAAAAGCAATCAACGAAGGATTTTGGATATCCCAATCAAATCAACCAGCTTGGAAAATTTGGGCTGGATTATCGTTTGAATCAACGTGTTATAAACATATCGATCAGATTCGTAGAGCATTAAAAATCGATCCAGGTGCGACTGTAGGAACTTGGCGATTTATTCCTAAAACACGTGATGAAGAAGGAGCTCAAATTGATCTCCTTTTTGATCGACTTGATGGAGCGATTACCCTATGTGAAATAAAGTGTTCCAACAAACAATTTGCGATTGATAAATCTTACGCCCAAGAGCTCTTAAAGAAAATGGAGGTATTTCGGAAACAGACAAAAACTAAAAAACAGCTTTTCTTTTGCATAATTACCACAATGGGGTTAAAGCCAACCATGTATTCTGAAGAAATAATAACCAATCAAGCAATGCTTGAGGACCTATTTAAAAAAATCTGA
- a CDS encoding ribonuclease Z, with the protein MSQRCLVILGCSSQQHTRTRNHGAYLLLWKTEGFLFDPGEGTQRQFIFANVAPTSVTRIFISHFHGDHCLGLGSMLMRLNLDKVAHPVHCYYPASGQTYFERLRYGSIYHQQIEIIEHPVFEEGVVHEDEQFLIQARFLEHGVDNLAWRVIEKDQIKFDQKKLQQAGVFGPSVRLLKQKKELVIQGKKIKLEDVSWVRKGDVVSVAIDTLFCPALIKIADHAKLFLCESTYLEAHSHLAEKHHHLTAKQAAKAALEAHVDTLVLTHFSARYQDLNEFLQEASVIFPKTIVAEDLKVIPF; encoded by the coding sequence ATGAGCCAGCGTTGTTTAGTTATTTTAGGTTGTTCTAGTCAGCAACACACACGCACCCGCAATCACGGCGCTTATCTTTTGCTTTGGAAAACCGAAGGCTTTTTATTTGATCCAGGAGAGGGAACGCAGAGACAATTTATTTTTGCAAATGTGGCCCCCACTTCTGTAACACGTATTTTTATTAGTCATTTCCATGGGGATCACTGTTTAGGATTGGGCTCTATGTTAATGCGCTTAAATCTGGATAAGGTCGCACATCCAGTTCATTGCTATTACCCAGCCAGCGGCCAAACCTATTTTGAAAGATTACGCTATGGGTCGATCTATCACCAACAGATTGAGATCATCGAACACCCTGTTTTTGAAGAAGGGGTTGTTCATGAGGATGAACAATTTTTGATTCAAGCGCGCTTTTTAGAACACGGAGTTGATAACTTAGCTTGGCGTGTTATAGAAAAAGACCAAATTAAGTTTGATCAAAAAAAACTACAGCAAGCTGGAGTTTTTGGTCCTAGTGTACGTCTTTTAAAGCAGAAAAAAGAACTCGTCATTCAAGGAAAAAAAATCAAATTAGAGGATGTGAGCTGGGTTCGCAAGGGAGATGTGGTCTCTGTTGCTATTGATACTCTATTTTGTCCTGCTCTTATAAAGATAGCAGATCATGCTAAGCTTTTTCTCTGTGAAAGTACCTATTTAGAAGCTCATAGCCATTTGGCTGAAAAGCATCACCATTTAACTGCTAAACAAGCAGCTAAAGCTGCTCTAGAAGCTCACGTAGATACATTGGTGTTGACCCATTTTTCTGCTCGCTATCAAGATCTAAATGAGTTTTTACAAGAAGCTTCTGTTATTTTTCCCAAAACAATTGTTGCAGAAGATTTGAAGGTCATTCCTTTTTAA
- a CDS encoding rhomboid family intramembrane serine protease — MRLIGLFDTEQKAIRFHSFLLQKGIQSSYEPDNLSAEKPFYRIWVQKEEDFNSASELFLQFNQNPNDSLFQVKEELKKEELIEPSVVQIQTSRKLRGITPLLIFICCFLFLWNSFQESQIMKNKGALALQVSLTPLMQKLLFDYPKAFEELNQFVQSHPMKTFQNVDELSLETQLEFEKIEAIPSWKGILQLFPTIRKEGLQAISQIPMFEKIRQGQIWRLITPIFLHRDFLHILFNMAWIFLFGKQLDLKIGKKKILVLVLLIAIASNTAQYIMSGPYFIGISGVVVGMGGFIWMRQKKAPWEGYAVQKSALLLLFFFVAAMVVLDGVIWGVRLFYHLAPTLQIANTAHVVGGLTGAFLGCLSWFKKGLT; from the coding sequence ATGCGATTAATAGGCCTTTTTGACACAGAGCAAAAAGCAATTAGATTTCACTCTTTTTTACTACAAAAAGGGATACAAAGCTCTTATGAACCAGATAATCTCTCTGCGGAAAAACCCTTTTATCGTATATGGGTTCAAAAAGAAGAAGATTTTAACTCTGCTTCAGAGTTGTTTTTGCAGTTTAATCAAAATCCCAACGACTCTTTGTTTCAAGTAAAAGAAGAACTTAAGAAAGAAGAATTAATAGAGCCCTCTGTAGTTCAGATACAGACCTCTCGAAAATTAAGAGGGATTACGCCTCTTCTGATTTTTATCTGTTGTTTTTTGTTTTTATGGAATTCTTTTCAAGAAAGCCAGATTATGAAAAACAAAGGAGCGCTAGCCCTTCAGGTTTCTTTAACACCATTGATGCAAAAATTGCTGTTTGATTATCCAAAAGCCTTTGAAGAGTTAAACCAATTTGTTCAATCTCATCCTATGAAGACCTTCCAGAATGTAGATGAACTATCTTTAGAAACGCAATTAGAATTTGAAAAAATAGAAGCAATTCCTTCTTGGAAAGGGATATTGCAGCTTTTTCCTACCATACGAAAAGAGGGCCTGCAAGCGATAAGCCAAATTCCGATGTTTGAAAAAATCAGACAGGGGCAAATTTGGCGTCTTATTACGCCTATTTTTCTGCATCGCGATTTTTTACACATTCTTTTTAATATGGCTTGGATTTTCCTATTTGGTAAGCAACTAGATTTGAAAATAGGTAAGAAGAAAATACTGGTATTAGTGCTTTTAATTGCTATAGCTAGCAATACTGCGCAATATATCATGAGCGGTCCTTATTTTATTGGGATTTCAGGTGTAGTAGTAGGAATGGGTGGATTTATTTGGATGCGACAAAAAAAGGCTCCATGGGAAGGATATGCTGTCCAAAAAAGCGCTCTTTTATTGTTATTTTTCTTTGTTGCCGCAATGGTTGTATTGGATGGGGTTATCTGGGGGGTTAGGCTGTTTTATCATCTAGCACCTACTTTGCAGATTGCTAATACCGCACACGTTGTAGGAGGTCTTACAGGAGCTTTTTTAGGATGTCTTTCTTGGTTTAAAAAAGGACTTACATGA
- a CDS encoding adenylyltransferase/cytidyltransferase family protein encodes MSRLASNSCFEESVCKKVIEPENLQETIKCLREEKKTIATLNGSFDLLHAGHLEIIFQASLQADILIVALNTDVSIQRYKDVKRPIIPLKQRILLISALEMVDYVTYFNEIDPIQVLLKIRPDVHVNGSEYGQNCIESETVVRQKGRMHIVEKIPGLSTSYIINKIKKICD; translated from the coding sequence ATGTCGCGTTTAGCAAGTAATTCTTGCTTTGAAGAGAGCGTTTGTAAAAAAGTGATTGAACCTGAAAATCTTCAAGAGACAATAAAGTGTTTACGTGAAGAAAAAAAAACAATTGCGACACTTAATGGCTCTTTTGATCTTTTACATGCGGGACATTTAGAAATTATTTTTCAAGCTTCTTTGCAAGCGGATATATTGATTGTGGCCTTAAATACAGATGTATCTATTCAACGGTATAAGGATGTAAAACGTCCGATTATTCCTTTAAAGCAAAGGATTTTATTGATCTCTGCATTGGAAATGGTTGATTATGTCACCTATTTTAATGAGATAGACCCTATACAGGTTTTGTTGAAAATTCGACCAGATGTGCATGTCAATGGTTCTGAATATGGACAAAATTGCATAGAAAGTGAAACTGTAGTTAGGCAAAAAGGTAGAATGCACATTGTAGAAAAAATCCCAGGATTATCTACTTCTTACATCATTAACAAGATTAAAAAAATATGCGATTAA
- the lon gene encoding endopeptidase La, with amino-acid sequence MQKSVKNEKNRDKNAESFPHEVFVVPLSRRPFFPGMAAPIVVEPGAFYEILKLVAKSEHKCMGLFLTRNENANIYKVGFDDLYQVGVLARVLRIIPMEQGGAQVVLNMEKRISIRRPFKTLKYLKAQVTYHHDEVKQLSKELKAYSISIITTIKELLKLNPLFKEELQIFLGHSDFTEPGKLADFAVALTTASREELQEVLETFDLQGRIDKALLLLKKEIDLSKLQNSINQKIEANISEAQREFFLRQQLKTIKKELGLEKDDKTCDVEKFEGRLKKRVVPPDVMQVIEDEMEKLGVLEVQSAEYAVCRNYLDWLTIIPWGIYSEEKLDLKIAKKILEKDHYGLNDIKERILEFIAVGKLSGGVKGSIICLVGPPGVGKTSIGKSVARALKRPFYRFSVGGMRDEAEIKGHRRTYIGSMPGKLVQALKSTQAMNPVIMLDEIDKMSSSYHGDPASALLEVLDPEQNRDFLDHYLDVRCDLSHILFIVTANILDTIPEPLKDRMDILRLSGYISEEKIQIAQKYLIPRNRKNMGLKTTDLNFTKDGVAQIINGYAREAGVRSLENYIKKIMRKVAVSVVNAQEKETECKKSSISESNVKDFLGKPIFTTDRYYERTPVGVCMGLAWTSLGGATLYVEATKVSAEKTEMKLTGQVGNVMKESSQIAWTFLHSQVNRYIPGGSFFEKSQVHLHIPEGATPKDGPSAGITMVTSLLSLLKDQPVIEDLGMTGELTLTGKILPIGGVKEKLIAAKRSGAKVLIFPSENQRDYDELPSYVKKGIQMHFVSHYDEVFDVAFSK; translated from the coding sequence ATGCAGAAATCTGTAAAAAATGAAAAAAACCGGGATAAGAATGCAGAGTCTTTTCCTCATGAAGTATTTGTAGTTCCTCTTAGTCGCCGTCCTTTCTTCCCGGGCATGGCTGCGCCTATTGTAGTTGAGCCAGGAGCTTTTTACGAAATCCTGAAACTAGTCGCCAAGTCAGAGCATAAATGTATGGGTTTATTTTTAACCCGTAATGAGAATGCAAATATTTATAAGGTGGGCTTTGATGATTTGTATCAAGTAGGTGTATTAGCGCGTGTTTTGCGGATTATTCCTATGGAACAAGGCGGGGCACAAGTAGTTTTAAATATGGAAAAACGTATTTCTATACGTAGACCTTTTAAAACCCTTAAGTATCTTAAAGCACAGGTAACCTACCATCATGATGAAGTAAAACAGCTTTCCAAAGAGCTAAAAGCTTATTCGATTAGTATTATTACAACGATTAAAGAACTTTTGAAGTTAAATCCTTTATTTAAAGAAGAGCTGCAAATTTTCTTAGGGCACTCCGACTTTACCGAACCCGGGAAATTAGCTGATTTTGCAGTAGCTTTAACAACAGCTAGCAGAGAAGAGCTGCAAGAAGTGTTAGAAACCTTTGATTTACAGGGTAGAATTGATAAAGCCTTGCTTTTATTAAAAAAAGAAATTGATTTAAGCAAACTGCAAAATAGTATTAATCAGAAAATAGAAGCCAACATTTCAGAAGCTCAACGTGAATTTTTTCTCAGACAGCAACTAAAGACCATCAAAAAAGAATTAGGTCTAGAAAAAGACGATAAAACCTGTGATGTAGAAAAATTTGAGGGGCGCTTAAAAAAAAGAGTGGTTCCTCCTGATGTTATGCAGGTCATTGAAGATGAAATGGAAAAGCTAGGTGTATTGGAGGTTCAATCAGCCGAATACGCGGTATGTCGCAATTATCTAGATTGGTTAACGATTATTCCTTGGGGTATTTATAGCGAAGAGAAGCTAGATTTAAAAATTGCAAAAAAAATACTCGAGAAAGATCACTATGGTCTTAATGATATCAAGGAAAGAATTTTAGAATTCATTGCCGTAGGTAAACTCTCTGGTGGAGTAAAGGGGAGTATCATTTGCTTAGTTGGTCCTCCAGGAGTAGGAAAAACCAGTATTGGAAAAAGCGTTGCAAGGGCTTTAAAAAGACCTTTTTATCGATTTTCTGTAGGTGGTATGCGTGATGAGGCAGAAATCAAAGGACATCGCCGTACCTATATTGGGTCTATGCCAGGAAAACTTGTTCAAGCGCTTAAATCTACTCAAGCGATGAACCCTGTCATTATGCTAGACGAGATTGATAAGATGAGCTCCAGTTACCACGGAGACCCAGCTTCTGCTTTATTAGAGGTTTTAGATCCGGAGCAGAATAGAGATTTTCTGGATCACTATCTTGATGTTCGTTGCGATTTGTCCCATATTTTATTCATTGTTACAGCAAATATCTTAGATACAATTCCAGAGCCTTTGAAAGATCGCATGGATATTCTGCGTTTATCAGGCTATATCTCAGAGGAAAAGATCCAAATTGCTCAAAAATATTTAATCCCTCGTAACCGCAAAAACATGGGATTAAAAACAACGGATCTTAATTTTACTAAGGATGGAGTTGCTCAAATTATCAATGGATATGCTCGAGAAGCAGGTGTTCGCAGCTTAGAGAATTATATCAAGAAAATCATGCGTAAAGTGGCTGTTTCTGTTGTCAATGCACAAGAAAAAGAGACAGAGTGTAAAAAGAGTTCAATTTCTGAGAGTAATGTAAAAGATTTTCTAGGCAAACCCATTTTTACTACAGATCGTTATTATGAAAGAACCCCTGTAGGTGTGTGTATGGGACTTGCTTGGACCTCTTTGGGAGGCGCTACTTTGTATGTGGAAGCAACTAAAGTTAGTGCAGAAAAGACGGAAATGAAATTAACAGGACAAGTCGGAAACGTGATGAAAGAATCCTCTCAAATTGCATGGACTTTCTTGCATAGTCAGGTGAATCGATATATTCCAGGAGGTAGCTTTTTTGAAAAGTCTCAGGTGCATCTACACATCCCTGAAGGAGCTACTCCAAAAGACGGACCTTCAGCAGGGATTACTATGGTAACCTCTTTGCTTTCCCTTTTAAAAGATCAACCTGTTATAGAGGATTTAGGGATGACAGGAGAATTAACGCTTACCGGTAAGATTTTACCAATCGGAGGGGTTAAGGAAAAATTGATCGCTGCAAAGCGCTCCGGGGCTAAAGTATTAATTTTTCCATCGGAAAATCAACGGGATTACGATGAGCTTCCCTCTTATGTCAAAAAAGGGATTCAGATGCATTTTGTATCGCATTATGATGAGGTATTTGATGTCGCGTTTAGCAAGTAA
- the tsaB gene encoding tRNA (adenosine(37)-N6)-threonylcarbamoyltransferase complex dimerization subunit type 1 TsaB, producing MYTLILDTSSKIALIAVAKADTICVCHSYVHENQLSKSFFPNIKSLLTSYPRIDKIAVGIGPGSYTGTRVGVTIARTLSFGLKIVYQSFYSPLAYLPHHLGRFSFLLPNKSGQFLVIKGIKKENSLESEEPELIESQEIFEKLLGSDYIISDSSFDISIPCYSPTVNPQALLPLLNNLSSNAENKEIFYYHTLPI from the coding sequence ATGTATACTCTTATTTTAGACACCAGTTCCAAGATAGCATTAATTGCTGTTGCAAAAGCAGATACAATCTGTGTATGTCATTCCTATGTGCATGAAAATCAACTTTCTAAGTCTTTTTTTCCAAACATTAAGAGCTTACTTACTTCCTATCCAAGAATAGATAAAATTGCCGTTGGTATAGGCCCGGGTTCTTACACAGGCACAAGAGTTGGAGTAACTATTGCTAGAACTCTGAGTTTTGGATTAAAAATTGTTTACCAATCTTTTTACTCCCCGTTGGCCTATCTACCTCATCATTTAGGCCGTTTTAGTTTTTTATTACCTAATAAATCAGGCCAGTTTTTAGTGATTAAAGGAATAAAAAAGGAAAATTCTCTTGAAAGCGAAGAGCCTGAACTTATAGAAAGCCAAGAAATTTTTGAAAAACTACTAGGCAGCGATTATATTATCTCTGATAGCTCCTTTGACATTTCTATTCCCTGCTATTCACCTACTGTTAACCCTCAGGCTCTCTTACCTTTGCTAAATAATCTTTCTTCAAACGCAGAAAATAAGGAAATATTTTACTATCATACACTTCCTATATAG
- the rpsU gene encoding 30S ribosomal protein S21, protein MPSVKVRTGEPLDKALRALKKKVDKEGIMKSAKTRLCYDKPSVKSRAKSKAAQKYKKPKRFLGF, encoded by the coding sequence ATGCCCAGCGTTAAAGTCCGCACCGGAGAACCTCTTGATAAAGCTTTGAGGGCTTTGAAAAAGAAAGTTGATAAAGAAGGCATTATGAAGTCAGCTAAAACCCGTCTTTGTTATGATAAACCCTCTGTAAAAAGCCGAGCAAAATCAAAAGCAGCACAAAAATATAAAAAACCCAAAAGATTTTTAGGATTTTAG
- the dnaJ gene encoding molecular chaperone DnaJ, whose protein sequence is MSSSDYYKELGISRDATQEEIKAAYRKNALQYHPDKNQGNPEATEKFKKISQAYEILGDEEKRRQYDQYGTHDPRAAGFGSSGNAGGFSSMEEALRTFMHAFGGNGGGESVFDSFFGGGSEEAGTQQGASKKINITLSFEEAVKGAEKEASITNYVCCSTCNGLGAASVNGIKKCPACRGCGQIHQTRGFFSMSSVCHQCYGQGKTITDPCKTCHGEGRVKKKQIIPIKIPAGVDTGMRLRMSGYGDVGERGGTAGDLYIFITIKPHNVFQRDGDNVIIEFPISFVEASLGCKKEIPTPTGDNARISIPDGTQSGKILRVKGGGFPNVRGKSRGDLLVKILIETPIRLTSDQKDLLKKFQELETERNNPLQGNFSEKVKVFFSE, encoded by the coding sequence ATGAGTAGTTCCGATTATTATAAAGAGCTGGGTATATCTCGCGATGCTACCCAGGAAGAAATTAAAGCAGCTTATCGCAAAAACGCTCTTCAGTATCATCCTGATAAAAATCAAGGGAACCCCGAAGCTACAGAAAAATTTAAAAAAATCTCTCAAGCTTACGAAATCCTAGGAGATGAAGAAAAAAGGCGCCAATACGATCAATATGGCACTCATGATCCAAGAGCAGCAGGGTTTGGGTCATCAGGCAATGCTGGAGGGTTTTCTTCCATGGAAGAAGCTCTACGCACGTTCATGCACGCATTTGGCGGTAACGGCGGCGGTGAGTCCGTTTTCGATTCTTTTTTTGGAGGAGGATCTGAAGAAGCAGGGACTCAACAAGGCGCAAGTAAAAAAATAAACATTACACTCTCCTTTGAAGAAGCCGTAAAAGGAGCTGAAAAAGAAGCTAGCATTACAAATTATGTATGCTGCAGCACATGTAATGGATTAGGAGCTGCTTCAGTTAATGGGATTAAAAAATGTCCTGCTTGCCGAGGATGCGGTCAGATTCATCAGACACGTGGCTTTTTTAGCATGTCAAGCGTGTGCCATCAATGTTATGGACAAGGGAAAACGATCACTGATCCATGCAAAACATGTCATGGAGAAGGCAGAGTAAAGAAAAAACAAATAATTCCTATCAAAATACCAGCTGGTGTTGATACAGGAATGCGCCTTCGCATGTCTGGATATGGCGATGTAGGTGAGAGAGGTGGAACAGCAGGGGATCTCTATATTTTCATTACGATTAAACCTCATAATGTTTTTCAAAGAGATGGAGACAATGTAATCATTGAATTTCCTATCAGCTTTGTAGAAGCCTCATTAGGCTGTAAAAAAGAGATTCCAACTCCAACAGGAGACAACGCTCGTATTTCTATACCTGATGGGACTCAAAGCGGAAAAATATTACGAGTCAAAGGTGGAGGCTTTCCCAATGTTCGGGGAAAATCTAGAGGTGATTTGCTTGTGAAAATACTGATTGAAACGCCTATACGCCTTACTAGTGACCAAAAAGATTTACTAAAAAAATTCCAAGAATTAGAAACAGAGCGTAATAACCCTCTTCAGGGTAACTTTTCGGAAAAAGTTAAAGTTTTTTTTTCGGAATAA